Part of the Candidatus Thiothrix putei genome, GAAAATGCCAAATCACTGGGTGAGCAATACGCACAAAACGCTATTTTATGGGCAGATGCGGAGACTGCTGTACCGCAATTGGTGGTATTAGCCGGATGAAACACTGCATTCGAGGTTTGCTATTAGTGGCAGCATTGGTATTACCGTTGCACAGCCATGCAGCCAGTTTCAATTGCGCCAAAGCCAAAACATGGTCAGAGAAAACCGTGTGTAATACCAAGCAATTGTCCAGTTTGGATGATCTGTTAGCGGTTTCATTCAAAAAAGCGTTGGAAAGCACTGACGATAAAGCTGCTTTGAAATCGGCACAAGTTGCATGGCTGACGGATGAGCGTGATGTTTGCGAAGATATTGCTTGTGGCTCAATATGCGTTTCAGGGTCTTGTTTTCCCCGGCATTGCAAACGTGATGGATAGCGGTAAAGTTAGTCATTTCCGATAGCCAAGGAGAGGCTTTATGACCTCGCTCATCAGTATTTCCAGCCTGACCAGTGATGCCGCCTGTTTCGAGCAAGTCCGTTCCGTGCGTTGGCCTAATGGGGTGATTTGTCCGCACTGCGGTTCACAGGACACTATCCGTCGAGGCAAGGATGACACCCAGCAGGAACGCCAGCGTTACCAGTGTAAGGATTGCCAAAAGCGTTTTGATGACCTGACGGGCACGGTGTTTGAAGGCCACCACCAGCCGCTGAAGGTGTGGGTGTTGTGCCTGTACCTGATGTCGTTGAACCTGTCCAACCAACAAATCGCCCGCGAATTGGGGTTGAACAAGGATGATGTTCAGGCGATGACGGAACAGTTACGGCGTGGTGTCGAGAAAAAAACGCCAGTAAACCTGTTTGGGAATGTTGAATTTGATGAGGTTTATGTCAAGGCTGGACACAAGGGAAACCCCGAAGCCGTCGCGGATGCTGGGCGTGAAGGTCGCCGCCGCGCCCTGAAAGGTGCGCCGGGGCGTGGGACACTGGAAAAGGACAAACCACCCATTTTCGGCATGATCCAGCGTTCCGGGGAGGTCGTGATCCGTATGCTGGCGAATGTGAAACAGACGACGATCAAGCCGTTGATTGTGGAAACGGTGGCAGCAGGCACGCTGGTCTACACCGATGAGTACAACATTTACAGCCGATTGGAAGAATGGGGCTATGCCCACAAAACCGTCAACCATGGCGCAGGCGAATATGCCCGTGACGAAGATGGTGACGGTTTCCATGAAGTCCACGTCAATACGATGGAAGGTTTTTGGTCACTGTTACGCTCATGGTTACGACCTCATCGGGGGATCTCACAAGAAAAGCTACCGTGTTACCTTGCATTCTTCGAGTCTCTTCACAACATCAGGAAACGGGGGCAAGCTGCCTTACAGTCCTTGCTTTCGCTGCTGTTGGGATAAGACCCTGAAACGCATATTGAGCCTTGCTTGTTTAAAAGCAGTTTACACGGCTCGCCTTGCGGTACTGAATGAGATTATTGCCAGTGCTGAAGAGTCCGTAACAGAACACGATAGCGATGAAGTGAGTGGTGGTTGGTATCAAGCTATTGCTAAACCTAACTTGACGGTACGCAAAAGCGCAGATGTTACTGGTAAAAAGCTCGGCAATGTTCCCTATGGCGGTAAAGTAAAGGTCTTAGAGTTCACCGATAAAACCGATTCGATTGGAGGGCGTGCGGGTACGTGGGTAAAGATCGAATGGCAAGGTAAGAGTGCTTACGCCTTTGATGCTTTTCTGGAAAAACTGCCTGTGGCTGATAGTGATAAAGCTGACGAATCTGACACCACTAAGGCAAGTAAAACCTTGGAAGGACTCATCACCTCCTATGAATGTGGCGACAATTGCTATTTGGTGATCACAGACAAGCAAGGCGAGCAACATTCAGGCTTGTGTACGGCAACGCTATGTGAACCTTGGAACGAGGTGGCGGAAATGCCAACCAAGTTCCAGAATCAAAAGGTGAAAGTCACTGTAGGTACAGGAACCCAATACGACGGCGGCGGCAACGTGATGGGTGAGATGGATGCATTTGAAACGATTAAGTTACTGAAATAACCGCAGTCGCAAGCAAGGTGCGGTGCGGTTATTGAGTGGGTTCTATGCATGGCGGGCTATATCAGCCCGCCAGTTTCCCTTGTATAAACGCTAAAATATCGGCAACCGGTATTTTCACTGCATCACCACCGCTGCGAGCTTTGTATTCCAATTCACCGGCTTGCAGGCCACGTTCTGAAATAATGACGCGGTGTGGAATGCCTAGTAATTCGTGGTCAGCAAACATCGCACCGGGGCGCAAGGCACGGTCATCCAGTAACACATCCACACCCACTGCCTGCAATTGCGC contains:
- a CDS encoding IS1595 family transposase is translated as MTSLISISSLTSDAACFEQVRSVRWPNGVICPHCGSQDTIRRGKDDTQQERQRYQCKDCQKRFDDLTGTVFEGHHQPLKVWVLCLYLMSLNLSNQQIARELGLNKDDVQAMTEQLRRGVEKKTPVNLFGNVEFDEVYVKAGHKGNPEAVADAGREGRRRALKGAPGRGTLEKDKPPIFGMIQRSGEVVIRMLANVKQTTIKPLIVETVAAGTLVYTDEYNIYSRLEEWGYAHKTVNHGAGEYARDEDGDGFHEVHVNTMEGFWSLLRSWLRPHRGISQEKLPCYLAFFESLHNIRKRGQAALQSLLSLLLG
- a CDS encoding SH3 domain-containing protein produces the protein MSLACLKAVYTARLAVLNEIIASAEESVTEHDSDEVSGGWYQAIAKPNLTVRKSADVTGKKLGNVPYGGKVKVLEFTDKTDSIGGRAGTWVKIEWQGKSAYAFDAFLEKLPVADSDKADESDTTKASKTLEGLITSYECGDNCYLVITDKQGEQHSGLCTATLCEPWNEVAEMPTKFQNQKVKVTVGTGTQYDGGGNVMGEMDAFETIKLLK